Within the Acidobacteriota bacterium genome, the region CGCAAGAACGGTGTTCCTGTCGAGATGGTGCTCTTCCCGCGCGAGCCTCACGGACTCGGAGAGCCGCGTCATCGCCTGGACAAAATGCGCCGCGAGTATGCGTGGTTCTCACGGTATGTGCTCGGGGTTGAAGTGCCCGAGCCCAAACCAGCAAAGGACGAGAAGAAGTCAGAAGAGAAGCCTTCGCAGAATCAATAGCTACCTGTCTCAACTTCATCGACCCCAACGGTGACGTCGTGATGATCACCATCCCGGTCTGACAGCGTTGGAGCCGCCGACGTTTTTGTTGAGCCCACATTGGGGAACAGTTGTGAGCCAGCAGCCTTCTAGCGCGCCCACACCGGCGGCTGCAGCGCAGCCGACGCGCTTCGGGTCGGGCTGGATCAGCGGCGTTCTCTCTACAGCCTTTGGCGCTATCGGCCTGGGTGCCGTGTTCTGCTTCCACTACCCGGGGCTTCTCACGATGCCGGCGTTACGCGGGCTTTACCCGATCCCGTACGTGCGGGCGGTGCTGCACCTCGTATTAGTCGCTTCCTTGGTGCTCGGCGTTCTAAGTGTCTGCCTGCGGCGACGCAAAGCCCTCGGGCTGAGCGGTATCACACTCACTTTGGCGGCGGGCCTGCTCGGCGGCTCAAGCGTGCCGCTCGATGGAGAGTTGACTCACGGTCCGTTTCTGGGTCTCGACTGGTTTCTGCTCAACTTGATCGCTTACTCAGCCGTCTTCATACCGATCGAGCGGATGTTCGCCCGGCGACGGGACCAGCCGATTTTCCGCTTCGGATGGCGGACCGATCTGGCGTACTTCTTTGTCAGTGCGCTGCTGGTCCAGACCACGACGCTGTTGACCATGAAGCCGGCGATGGTGCTCTTCCATTGGGCGGCGCACCCGGGCTTGCAGGCCTGGGTTGCTGCGCGGCCATTCGCGTTGCAGTTTGCCGGCATTGTTCTATTTACTGACTTGACGCAGTACTGGGTACACCGGCTGTTCCATAGGGTGCCGGCCCTGTGGCGATTCCATTCGATTCACCATTCGACGGAAACTTTGGACTGGTTGGCGGGGTCGCGGTTGCACCTGGTTGATGTGGCCGTGACCCGAGGGCTGACTTACGTCCCGATCTACCTACTCGGATTTGCGGCGGCGCCGCTCGTCGCCTATGTGGCGTTCGTTAGTGTCCAGGCTACCTTCATTCACTCCAACGTCCGCTTCACGTTCGGTCCCCTACGATGGCTCGTGGCCACGCCGCAGTTTCATCACTGGCATCACGGCGCTCAACGGGAGGCTTTTGACAAGAACTTTGCCGTGCATCTACCGGTGCTGGACTGGCTGTTTGGCACGTTCTTGTTGCCGAAGGACCGCTGGCCCGCGTCCTACGGTCTTGGCGGCGGCGATCCGATTCCTCTAGGGTATTTCCGACAGTTCCTCTATCCGTTTCTGC harbors:
- a CDS encoding sterol desaturase family protein, giving the protein MSQQPSSAPTPAAAAQPTRFGSGWISGVLSTAFGAIGLGAVFCFHYPGLLTMPALRGLYPIPYVRAVLHLVLVASLVLGVLSVCLRRRKALGLSGITLTLAAGLLGGSSVPLDGELTHGPFLGLDWFLLNLIAYSAVFIPIERMFARRRDQPIFRFGWRTDLAYFFVSALLVQTTTLLTMKPAMVLFHWAAHPGLQAWVAARPFALQFAGIVLFTDLTQYWVHRLFHRVPALWRFHSIHHSTETLDWLAGSRLHLVDVAVTRGLTYVPIYLLGFAAAPLVAYVAFVSVQATFIHSNVRFTFGPLRWLVATPQFHHWHHGAQREAFDKNFAVHLPVLDWLFGTFLLPKDRWPASYGLGGGDPIPLGYFRQFLYPFLPLRHGKFGS